A window of the Chryseobacterium arthrosphaerae genome harbors these coding sequences:
- a CDS encoding alpha/beta fold hydrolase — MKTELNYINLSYQTNSQKEYHIPLSYELFGKELFTAPIILINHALTGNSTVSGEKGWWKQLVGENQIVDTNKYTVLCFNIPGNGYDQFLIEDYEDFTPADIANLFLKGLEALKIKNIYAIIGGSLGGGIAWEMLAKQSKLAEIFIPIACDYRTHDWLHAQCLVQKFLLNDKDEPLQKARIHAMLCYRTPQSLNDRFQNTYNQDKQRLESEDWLVYHGNALNERFSLKAYKLMNHLLMNINADESSLEAIGARMHLISVDTDLFFPASEIRMCFESLKEKNKTVSYHEIRSIHGHDAFLMEYQQLNNIIKNIL; from the coding sequence TTGAAAACAGAACTAAACTATATTAATCTTTCGTATCAGACAAATTCCCAAAAGGAATACCATATCCCGCTGAGCTATGAGCTTTTCGGGAAAGAACTCTTTACAGCTCCCATTATTTTGATCAATCATGCCCTCACCGGAAATTCAACAGTATCCGGCGAAAAAGGATGGTGGAAACAATTGGTAGGAGAAAATCAGATTGTTGATACCAATAAATATACAGTTCTGTGTTTCAATATTCCCGGAAACGGTTACGATCAGTTTTTAATTGAAGATTATGAAGACTTCACCCCTGCAGATATAGCCAATCTGTTTCTGAAAGGGCTGGAAGCTTTAAAGATCAAAAATATATATGCCATTATCGGAGGTTCTCTTGGGGGAGGAATCGCATGGGAAATGCTGGCAAAGCAGTCAAAGCTTGCTGAAATCTTTATCCCTATAGCCTGTGATTACAGAACCCATGATTGGCTTCACGCACAATGTCTGGTTCAGAAATTTTTATTGAATGATAAAGATGAACCTTTACAAAAAGCGAGAATTCATGCGATGTTATGCTACAGAACTCCACAATCGCTCAATGACAGATTTCAAAATACATATAATCAGGATAAACAGCGCCTGGAATCAGAAGACTGGTTGGTATACCATGGTAATGCTCTAAACGAAAGGTTTAGTTTAAAAGCTTACAAACTGATGAACCATCTGCTGATGAATATAAACGCTGATGAATCATCTCTGGAGGCAATAGGAGCACGAATGCACCTGATCTCCGTAGATACAGACTTATTCTTCCCTGCTTCTGAAATCCGAATGTGCTTTGAGAGTTTAAAGGAAAAAAACAAGACTGTTTCTTATCATGAGATCCGGTCAATACATGGGCATGATGCCTTCCTGATGGAATATCAACAATTAAATAATATCATAAAAAACATTTTATAA
- a CDS encoding ACT domain-containing protein, whose translation MKKANEIKFLKNRSIIKFEGEDFLGEIGIDGRIFKALTLARISVGVISQQAVENGISILVHENDAEKAVACLIDEFEEERKSGKVSQIYSINNVSVIGFVAEDFNKVFAELARNNVFPLLLNQVAGENRVNIVVTSSQDEKTRNIIESEIFKKPKTVHLAIIGHGNVGKTLIEQVLESSEEIKRRKNIDLKVVAVANSKKIAFNKKGFESNWSDEVLTAKHSSNVEELINFSNENQLENLIVVDNTASKDFVKNYHALAENGFDLVSSNKIFNTLPIEEYRKLRYTLNKNNRRYLYETNVGAGLPLIDTIKLLHLSGENITRIKGVFSGTLSYVFNNFSLRDDKFSTIINEALEKGYTEPDPREDLSGNDVARKLLILARELDLINEFEDINIQNLVPESLLSVSKSEFLTRLGELDEEYQKIKESQEPGHVLRYVGDLHGDLQKDKGELDVKLISVPATSALGQLKGSDSIFEIYTESYGENPIVIMGAGAGAQVTARGVFGDILRVSETK comes from the coding sequence ATGAAAAAGGCGAATGAAATAAAATTTTTAAAGAACAGATCAATCATCAAGTTTGAAGGAGAAGATTTCTTAGGAGAAATCGGTATTGATGGACGAATTTTTAAGGCACTGACGTTAGCAAGGATCAGTGTAGGGGTGATCTCCCAGCAGGCGGTAGAAAACGGTATCTCTATACTGGTACACGAAAATGATGCGGAAAAAGCGGTAGCTTGTCTTATTGATGAATTTGAAGAAGAAAGAAAATCAGGGAAAGTTTCCCAGATTTACAGTATCAACAACGTTTCTGTTATTGGTTTTGTAGCGGAAGATTTCAATAAAGTCTTTGCCGAACTGGCGAGAAATAATGTATTCCCGCTGCTTCTTAATCAGGTGGCAGGAGAAAACAGGGTTAATATTGTAGTCACTTCTTCACAGGATGAGAAAACCAGGAATATCATAGAATCTGAAATTTTCAAAAAACCTAAAACTGTTCATCTGGCCATTATAGGTCATGGAAATGTTGGAAAAACACTGATCGAACAGGTTCTGGAATCTTCAGAAGAGATTAAAAGACGTAAAAATATAGATCTGAAAGTAGTGGCAGTAGCCAATTCCAAAAAAATTGCGTTCAATAAAAAAGGATTTGAATCGAACTGGAGTGATGAGGTTTTAACAGCAAAGCATTCTTCCAATGTAGAAGAGTTGATCAATTTTTCCAATGAAAATCAACTGGAAAACCTGATCGTTGTAGACAATACGGCAAGCAAGGACTTCGTAAAGAACTACCATGCTTTGGCTGAGAATGGATTCGATCTCGTTTCTTCCAATAAAATTTTCAATACACTTCCTATTGAAGAGTATCGTAAACTAAGATATACATTAAACAAAAATAACAGACGTTACCTGTACGAAACCAATGTGGGGGCAGGGCTACCGTTAATTGATACCATCAAATTACTGCACCTTTCAGGAGAAAATATTACAAGGATCAAAGGAGTGTTCTCCGGAACACTGAGCTATGTTTTCAATAATTTCTCTTTGAGAGACGATAAATTTTCAACAATCATCAATGAAGCTTTGGAAAAGGGATATACAGAACCGGATCCAAGAGAAGATCTGTCAGGAAATGACGTGGCAAGAAAACTGCTGATCCTGGCCAGAGAATTGGATCTGATCAATGAATTTGAAGATATCAATATTCAGAATCTGGTTCCTGAAAGTTTATTATCAGTTTCAAAATCGGAATTCCTTACAAGATTAGGAGAGCTGGATGAAGAATACCAGAAAATAAAAGAAAGCCAGGAGCCGGGCCATGTGTTGAGATATGTAGGTGATTTACATGGTGACTTACAGAAAGACAAAGGCGAATTGGATGTAAAACTGATTTCTGTACCTGCCACTTCAGCTTTAGGACAGCTGAAAGGTTCAGATTCAATCTTTGAAATTTATACCGAAAGCTACGGTGAAAACCCGATCGTTATTATGGGAGCCGGAGCTGGAGCACAGGTAACGGCAAGAGGGGTATTCGGAGATATTTTAAGAGTAAGTGAAACAAAATAA